GGCCGTTACGGTGTTCGGTATCTTTATGATGAGGCAAGCGTATTTAAACATTCCCAAGAGTTTCGAAGATGCTGCAAGGATAGATGGTGCGGGAGAACTTTACATATGGTGGCGAATAATAACTCCTTTGATAAAACCAGACATAGCCACACTTGTTGTTTTTCAAGTCATTACCTGGTGGGATAACTTCCTGTGGCCTCTCATCGTCCTTTCTGATTCAAACAAATACCCACTCGCTGTTGCCCTGGTATATTTGAACAGCACCTTCCAGGTGAATTTCAGATACACCGCAGCTGGCATAGTCCTATCCATTTTGCCTGTTATAATTCTGTTTCTACTTGCGCAGAGGTACATAATAAACGCCATTGCCGGTGGTGTGAAATATTGATGAAGGAGGGAACAAGATGAGCCTCACTTTGAAAGAAATTACCGATCAAAAACATGAGTTGAAGACCTTTTTTGAAAATTTCGTTATAAATTTTCCAAGCAGGGATATTTTCGAGGAGATAGAGAGAAAACTTTCAGATGAAGTTCTTTTCATCGGGTGTGGGAGTTCCTACAACCTCGCCCTCACGCTGTCCAGATACTTCGAGAGGGTTTTGAAAATAAGAGCAAAGGCCTTCCCTGCGGGAGAGGTGGCCTTTGAGAAGATACCGGAAATTAAAGGAAAACTCGCTTTTCTTTTCTCGAGAACAGGAAACACCACGGAAGTGCTACTGGCGAACAACATTCTGAGAAAGATGAGTTGTAAAACCGTGGGGATCACAATTGAAGAGGATTCGAAATTAGCGAAAGAAAGCGATTTTCCTCTCGTTTTTCCGATAGAAGAAAATGCCGTTGTGATGACAAAATCCTTCAACATGATCCTGCTCTCTTTGATGTTCATGGTGGATACAATATCTGGTTTGGATGTTACTTCGTACAGGGAGCTTGTCGACTACTCTGAGAAGTTCTTCGATCTTTCTTGGAAGACAATCGAAGCTATTGACCTGAAAAGATACAGACACTTTGTTTTCCTTGGGATGGCAGAGTTTCACGGAATCAGTCTAGAATCTGCTCTGAAGTGTATAGAGATGTCTCTCACCTTCTCAGAGGCTTACTCGACTCTTGAATACAGACACGGTCCAAAGGCACTGGTTGATGAGAATGTACTGATCTTCGTTCAAAAGGTTAGTGGAATGGATGATCAGGAGAAACGCCTTAAAGAGGAACTGGAGTCGCTCGGTGCCACAGTTCTAGAGATAGGGGAAGACGGAGATGTTCCAATCAGCAACGAGTGGAGATCTGCCTTTTTGAGGACGATACCCGCTCAGATTCTGGGATATCAGAAAGCATTTTCAAGTGGAATTTCACCGGATAGACCTCCTCACCTGGAAAAAACAGTCACTTTATGAGGTGTTCTCTATGGTGTTAGAGCGTGTTTTGATAGTTGATCCCGTTGATGGAGAGTTCACAGGTGATGTGGAAGTGAGTGATGGAATAATCTCCCATATCAGGAAAAGGGAATGCACTCCTAAGAGGATTCTCATGCCAGGCTTTGTCGATCCTCACATTCATGGCGTGATGGGAGCCGACACCATGAACTGTGATTTTGAAAAGATGGAAGAGTTTCTCTACTCTCAGGGAGTCACCACGTTTCTTGCAACCACCGTTTCTACCTCTCTCGAGAAGATGAAAGAGATCCTGGAAAAAGCAAAAGATTACATCTTTAAAAATCCGAAAACTTCACTCTTCGGTGTTCATATAGAGGGACCGTACATTGCCAAGGAAAAGAAGGGGGCCCACTCAGAAAGGTACATAAGACCACCCTCAAAAGAAGAACTGAAGAAGATCGATTTTCCCGCAAAAATGCTCACATTCGCACCCGAGATAAGAGGCTCTGAGATTTTGCTGGAACTTCTAAGAAGGGGCATCACTCTGTCTGCAGGACACTCGAACGCTACGTTCGAGGAGTTCATGAAATTCTACAGAGAGGGAGTGAAGAGAATCACCCACTTTCCCAACGCACTGAGGATTTTGCATCACAGAGAAATCGGTATCACAGGCGCGGGACTTTTGCTGGACGATGTGAAAGTGGAGCTCATCTGCGACGGTGTGCACCTTTCAAAGGAGATGGTAAAACTCGTTTACAGGATAAAAGGGGCAAGTGGTATCATTTTGATC
This genomic window from Thermotoga sp. SG1 contains:
- a CDS encoding SIS domain-containing protein — encoded protein: MSLTLKEITDQKHELKTFFENFVINFPSRDIFEEIERKLSDEVLFIGCGSSYNLALTLSRYFERVLKIRAKAFPAGEVAFEKIPEIKGKLAFLFSRTGNTTEVLLANNILRKMSCKTVGITIEEDSKLAKESDFPLVFPIEENAVVMTKSFNMILLSLMFMVDTISGLDVTSYRELVDYSEKFFDLSWKTIEAIDLKRYRHFVFLGMAEFHGISLESALKCIEMSLTFSEAYSTLEYRHGPKALVDENVLIFVQKVSGMDDQEKRLKEELESLGATVLEIGEDGDVPISNEWRSAFLRTIPAQILGYQKAFSSGISPDRPPHLEKTVTL
- the nagA gene encoding N-acetylglucosamine-6-phosphate deacetylase; this encodes MVLERVLIVDPVDGEFTGDVEVSDGIISHIRKRECTPKRILMPGFVDPHIHGVMGADTMNCDFEKMEEFLYSQGVTTFLATTVSTSLEKMKEILEKAKDYIFKNPKTSLFGVHIEGPYIAKEKKGAHSERYIRPPSKEELKKIDFPAKMLTFAPEIRGSEILLELLRRGITLSAGHSNATFEEFMKFYREGVKRITHFPNALRILHHREIGITGAGLLLDDVKVELICDGVHLSKEMVKLVYRIKGASGIILITDSISAAGLKEGTTTLGDLVVKVKEGVPRLEDGTLAGSTLFFSNAVKNFQRFTGASLKELAIVSSYNSCLELGLADRGRIKEGMKADLVLLDEDLNVVMTVKNGGTVFSA